ACGTCCTCCACAAGGTTGAAGTACCGGGCGGCGGTGTCCACGTCCTTGTCACCCCGTCCCGAGAGGCTGACCACGATGTGGGCGTCGGGGCCGAGTTCCCTGCCGAGCTTCAAGGCCCCCGCGAGCGCGTGCGCCGACTCGATCGCGGGAATGATGCCCTCGGTGCGCGACAGCAGCTGGAACGCCTCCATCGCCTCGGCGTCGGTGACGGCCCGGTACTCGGCCCGGCCGGTGTCCTTCAACCAGGAGTGTTCGGGACCGACGCCCGGATAGTCCAACCCGGCCGAGATCGAGTACGCCTCGGTGGTCTGGCCGTCCTCGTCCTGCAACAGGTAGGACAGCGCACCGTGCAGCGTGCCCGGCGTCCCCTGCGTGAGCGTCGCGCCGTGTTCTCCGGTGTCGAGGCCCTTGCCGCCCGGCTCCAACCCCACCAGCCGAACCTCGGGGTCGTCGATGAAGCCGTGGAAGATGCCGATGGCGTTCGAGCCGCCTCCCACGCACGCGGCCACCACGTCGGGGAGCCTGCCCGTGAGCTCCAGGATCTGCCTGCGGGCCTCCTCGCCGATGACCCGGTGGAAGTTACGCACCATGAGCGGGAACGGGTGCGCACCGGCCGCCGTGCCCAGCAGGTAGTGAGTGGTGTCCACATTGGTCACCCAGTCGCGAAGCGCCTCGTTGATGGCGTCCTTCAACGTCCGCGAACCGGTCCGCACCGGCACCACCTCGGCGCCGAGCAGCCGCATGCGGGCCACGTTGAGCGCCTGGCGCTGCGTGTCCACCTCGCCCATGTAGATCACGCAGTCGAGGTCGAGTAACGCGCACGCGGTGGCCGTGGCCACGCCGTGCTGCCCCGCCCCCGTCTCGGCGATCACACGGGTCTTGCCCATGCGCTTGGTGAGCAGGGCCTGACCGAGCACGTTGTTGATCTTGTGCGACCCGGTGTGGTTGAGGTCCTCGCGCTTGAGGAAGATGCGAGCCCCGCCCGCGTGCTCGGCGAACCGCGGGGCCTCCGTGAGCAGCGACGGCCTGCCCGCGTATCCGGTGAGAAGTCGGTCGAACTCCCGTGTGAACTCGGGGTCCGTGCGCGCCTTGTCGTACTCGGCCGCCAGTTCGTCCAGCGCGCCCATCAGCGCCTCGGGCAGGTAACGGCCCCCGTACGGCCCGAAGTGCCCGCGCTCGTCGGGGTCGTGCGGGGTGACCGCGTGGTTCGTGCTCACGGCATCCGCTCCCGTCACCGGCTCGGCCTCGGGCACGCCGGGTGAGAGCCCGCCGTCACGAGCTTCACAAGAGCTCCCTTCGGGTCGTCGGACGCGACCAGCCCCTCCCCGACGAGGACTGCGTCGGCACCGTGCCCCGCGTACGCCATGAGGTCACCGGGCCCTCGCACGCCGGACTCGGCGACCTTGTAGACGTCCATGGGCAGTCCCGGCGCCAACCGGCTGAACACGTCCCGGTCCACCTCCAGCGTGTGGAGGTTGCGCGCGTTGATGCCGATGACGGACGCGCCGGCCTCCAGCGCGCGATCGGCCTCCTCCGCGTTGTGCACCTCCACCAACGCCGTCATCCCGAGGGACTCGACCCGGTCGAGCAGCGACACGAGGGCGTTCTGCTCCAACGCGGCCACGATCAGCAGCACCAGGTCGGCGCCGTGCAACCGGGCCTCGTGCACCTGGTACGGGCTGACGATGAAGTCCTTGCGCAGCAAGGGAACGTCGACCGCGGCCCGGACCGCGTCGAAGTCGGCCAACGACCCACCGAAGCGACGAGACTCGGTGAGCACGCTGATCACCCGCGCGCCCGCGTCCTCGTAGTCCTTCGCGAGCGCCGCCGGGTCGGGGATCGCCGCCAGCTGCCCCTTGGAGGGGCTGCGACGCTTGACCTCGGCGATCACGGCGATACCGGACTCGCGGAGAGCGGCCATGGCATCCCTGGGCTCGGGTGCCGCCGCGGCACGACGCTTGAGTTCCTCGAACGGCAGTGCCGCCTCGCGCTCGGCGAGATCGGCCCGCACGTCGGCGATGATGTCTTCCAGAACGCTCACCGGGCGGCCCCACCGGGAGTCACGAAACCTGTTGATTCACTCGCAAGGTGGCTCACAAAAACCTTCCCCTTCCCGCCGATTCGATGCTAACCCGCGTGGTGCCGCGCACCGGCCCGGGGTCGTGTTCACCTTGCCCGCCAGCCACGAAACCTCAAGTCAATGATCGCGTGTCGTGGGGTCCTCACCCTCCGACAACGCGTTCCACAGGTCCGCGTCGGGATCGCCGGACCGCGAACGGGCCTTCCTGGCCCCCGGCGCGGAGTACTTCGCCCCCATCCGGGGCAGCCGATGGCCCCGCCACACGAGCACGACGCCCGCGACCGCGTACAGCGCCGCCGCCGCCAGCGCCGCGGCGGGCCCCGCCCACGTCTTCGTCGGCTCGCCGGGGATCTCGTCGTAACCGGGTGCTCGAACGAACAGGTCGACGTCGTAGGCCGAACCGCCCAGCACGAGCACCGTCACCCACACGGCCACCGCGACGAGCACGACGCCCAGCACGCGCCGGGCGACACCGCGCAACGCCAGCGTGGCGGCGACGGCGGCCAGGGCCAGAAGCGCCAGCGGGACGGGCCAGGTCACGAGGTCCCCACCCGACAGCTCCTCGCGCAACTCGCCGTCGACGACGGTACCGGGGGGAACGTCGAGCCACGTGAACGACGAGGCCCCCCACAGCGCCGCGGCGGCCAGCGCCAACGCCGCCACGACGCTCCACAGTAGACGCTTGGAGGAGTCAGACACTCGGATCGGCCGCCTTCGCGGGAGCCATCGTGTCGGCCGCGGCCACAGCCGACAGCACGGTCCTCGCCTTGTTGAGCGACTCGTTGTCCTCGTAGTCCGCGTCGGAGTCCGCGACCACGCCCCCGCCCGCTTGCACGTAGGCCACACCGTCCCGCATCAACGCCGTCCGGATGGCGATGGCGGTGTCGGCGTCACCGGCGAAGTCGAGGTAACCGACGATACCCCCGTAGAGGCCCCGGCGCGTGGGTTCCAGCTCCTCGATGAGTTCCATGGCCCGAACCTTGGGCGCCCCCGACAGCGTGCCCGCGGGGAAGCACGCCAGCACCGCATCGAATGCGGTGGCGTCGTCCGCCAGCTCGCCGGTGACCGTCGACACGATGTGCATCACGTGGCTGTAGCGCTCGATGGTGAAGGAGTCCACGACCCGGACCGTGCCCGGACGACACACCTTGCCGAGGTCGTTGCGGCCGAGGTCCACGAGCATCAGGTGCTCGGCACGCTCCTTCTCGTCGGCCAGGAGGTCCTTGGCGAGCTGCATGTCCTCCTCCGGGTCGGCACCCCGCCACCGCGTCCCCGCGATGGGGTGGGTGCTCGCCCGGCCGTCACGCACGGTGACAAGTGACTCGGGGCTGGAGCCCACGATGTCGAATCCGTCCAACCTCAGCAGGTACATGTACGGGCTCGGGTTGGAGGTGCGCAGCACGCGGTACACGTCCAGCGCGTCGGCGTTCGTCCGCATCTCGAACCGCTGCGACGGCACGATCTGGAAGGCCTCACCGGCGTGAATGGCCTCCACGGCCTTGTGCACGGCGGCGTGGAAGTCCTCCTTCGTGCGCCGCCGGGTGAACTCGGGCTCGGGGCGTCGGAACACCGCGTTGGTGGCGGGCGCGGGGCTGGCCAGCCGCTCGGTCATCACGTCCAACCGCCGCAGGGCGTCGTCGTAGGCCGCGTCCACCCGTTCGGGGGAGTCGTCCCAGTTCACTGCGTTGGCGATGAGCGTGACCGTGCCCTCGTGGTGGTCGAACGCGGCGAGGTCGGTGGCGAGCAGCATCGTCAGCTCGGGGATGTCGAGGTCGCGCTCGGCGAGCTCGGGCAGGCGTTCGAGCCACCGCACCGCGTCGTAACCGATGTAGCCCACGAAACCACCCGTCAGCGGGGGCAGGCCGGGAAGCGGCTCGGTGTGCAGCTTTTCGAGGCTTTCCCGCAGGACGGTCAGCGGGTTCCCCTCGGTGGGCAGCCCCGCCACGGGCGTGCCCGTCCAGACCGCCTTCCCGTCGCGGACGGTGAGCGCGGCCCGGCTGTCGACCCCGATGAACGACCAGCGCGACCAGGACTGCCCGTTCTCGGCCGATTCCAGCAGGAACGTACCGGGCCGGTCGTTCGCCAGTTTGCGGTACAGCGCCACGGGCGTGTCCGCGTCGGCGAGCAACCGCCGCACCACCGGGATGACCCGCCGGTCCCGCGCGAGCGCCCGGAAGTCGTCACGACTCGGGCTGACCTCACCCAGTCCGCGGGCCGCGGTGTGGAGATTCTGGGCAGTCACCATGCGTTCATTGTGCCGCCGTCCGCGACCGGACCTTCAGCGGGTGATTTCAACAGCGGTGGAAATACTAGTCCGTTCGTGGGGCATCATGGTCGACATGGCGATCGCGAAGGGGAACACGGCAGCGCGGAAGACCTCCCGTCGGCGGGGACGGCGACCGGCGGGTGAGGACACCAGGGCAGCGTTGCTCGCCGCAGCCCGCGAGATCTTCGCCGAAAGCGGCTACCACCACGCGACCGTCCGGACCATCGCCGCCAGAGCGGGCGTGGACGCGGCGATGGTGAACCACTGGTTCGGCAGCAAGGAAGGACTGTTCGCGCAGGCCGTGCTGCACGTGCCGTTCGACGCCCGCGAGGTCGTGGAGAAGGTGACGGCCGACGGGGTCGACCGCCTCGGCGAGAACATCGTGCGCCTGTTCGTCACGACGTGGGACGGCGCGAGCGGTCAGGGATTCGTCGCGCTGATACGCAACCTCACCACCCACGAGGAAGCGCTGGACGTGCTCAAGGGCCTGCTGCTGAAGAAAGTGTTCCCGGCCGTCACGGCGGCGACGGGCAGCGACCACCCGGAGCTGCGAGCGGCGTTGTGCGCCACACAGGTGCTCGGTCTCGGCATGGCCCGCTACGTGGCCGAGATCGAACCGCTCGCCTCGGCCGACGTCGAGACGATCGTGGCCCTGGTCGCGCCCACCCTCCAGCACTACCTCACGGGTGATCTCGGACCGACGAAGGGCTAACCGGCCTCACGCGGGCCGATCGGCGAGCAGCACCCGTTCGTCACCGTCAAAACACGTGTGGGTGCCGGTGTGGCACGCGGGACCGGTCTGGTCGACCCGCACCAGCAGCGTGTCGGAGTCGCAGTCGAGCCGCACCTCGCGGACGTACTGGGTGTGACCGGACGTCTCCCCCTTGACCCACAACTTGCCCCGGCTGCGGGAGAAGTACGTCGCCCTGCGCGTGGTGAGCGTGCGGTGCAACGCCTCGTCGTTCATCCACGCCACCATCAACACCTGCGAGGTGGAGTGCTCCACCACCACCGCGCACACGAGACCGTCGGCGTTGCGCTTGAGCCGTCGCGAAAGCTCCGGGTCGAGTTCGCTCACCGGACCTCGACGCCTCCCTCCCGCAGTGCGGCCTTCACCTCGCCGATCTTCATCTCCCCGAAGTGGAAGACACTCGCGGCCAGTACCGCGTCCGCCCCCGCTCGCACGGCGGGAAGGAAATGCTCGACCGCACCGGCCCCGCCGCTCGCGATGAGCGGCACCCTGACGGCGGCCCGCACGAGTTCGATCAACTCCAGGTCGAAGCCCTGCTTGGTGCCGTCGGCGTCCATCGAGTTGAGCAGGATCTCGCCGACCCCGAGTTCCTCGGCACGCGCCGCCCACTCCACGGCGTCGATGCCCGTGCCACGCCGCCCACCGTGGGTGGTGACCTCGAACCCGGACTGGGTCGGCGTTCCGCCCTCGGGCACCCGCCGGGCGTCCACCGACAGCACCACGCACTGGGCACCGAACCGGCGCGACGCCTCACGCAGCAACTCGGGCCTCGCGACGGCGGCGGTGTTGATGCTCACCTTGTCGGCCCCGGCCCGCAGCAGTCTGTCCACATCGTCCGTACTGCGCACGCCACCCCCCACGGTGAGGGGGATGAACACCTGCTCCGCGGTCCTGCGCACGACGTCGAACGTGGTCTCGCGGTTGCCCGACGACGCGGTGACATCCAGGAACGTCAACTCGTCGGCGCCCTCGGCGTCGTAGAGACGCGCGAGCTCGACGGGGTCTCCCGCGTCCCGCAGATCGGCGAAGTTGACACCTTTGACCACCCGACCCGCGTCGACGTCGAGACAGGGGATGACTCTCACCGCGACGGACATGGCGTCCAGCCTAACCGGGGCGGAAGAAGCCCGAGCCGAGTGACGCCGCACGCTCGCCGCGTCCCCATCACTACCGTCCGCGCGTGGCCCGAACGTGGGGCGACCGGCCGGATCTCTACAGTGATGCCATGACACTCGCCTCGGTGGGGGACGTGCGGACCGTCCACGACTCACGACCGGGGGACGGCGCGGCCTCGGCTTCGCGACCCAAGCGAGTTCGACGCGCCCGTTTCGCCCCCATCGCCTCAGTGTCCGCGGGCACCGCCCTGATCGGCTTCCACGCCTCGCTCTACGGCAACTGGCTCATCGACGACGCCGCGATCACGTTCGCGTACGCCCGCAGTTTCGCCGAGGGACTCGGCCCCGTCGTACAACCGGGCGCACCGCCGGTGGAGGGCTACTCCAACCCCACCTGGCTGCTGCTGTTGGTCCTCGGCAAGTTCGTCGGCCTGTTCGACAGCGGAGCGCTCTTCGGCATCCCCGACTACGTGTTGTTCCCCAAGGCGCTGGCACTGCTGTGCTGTGCGGGCGTCCTCACGTTGAGCTACATGGCCGCGCGCAGGGTGTTCCCTCGTCTGGCGTGGGTGGTGCCGCTCGCCGCGGGAGCCGCGCTCGCCGCCATTCCGTCCTTCGTGATCTGGACCTTCTCGGGGCTGGAGAACCCGCTGTACGCACTGCTGCTCGTCGGGCAAGCGGTGTTGCTGTTCCGCGCGGTGCTGGACGACCGGCTGCTCACGACGAAGGTGGCGCTGACGGCCGGGGCCCTCGCGGCGCTCGCCGCCCTCACGCGACCCGAGGGTTTGATTTACGCGGGCACCTACCCGCTGGTGCTGCTCATGCGGCTGCGGCGTGCCACGTTCGCGACGAGCGTGCGCCGCTGCGTGGAGTCGACGTTGGCGTTCGCCGTCCCCGTCGGCGCCTACTTCGGCTGGCGGTACGCCACCTTCGGCCAGTGGCTGTCCATGCCGTCCGTGGCGAAGGCCCAGGACCTCCCCACGTTGGTGGACATGACCCGCCCCGGCGAACTCGTGTCCTACCTCGGCGCGCTGGCGGTGTTGTTCCTTGCGGGCGTGATCGGACTGGCTCTCGCGAAGGCCTCGTGGTGGCGGCCGGGGCTGCTGGCCGTGCTCACGCCGCTCGGCCTCGCGGTGATCGCCTACGCGGTGCTGGAGCCCGACTGGATGGAGCAGTACCGGTTCGCCACTCCGGTGTGGGTGCTCGGGACTCTCGCCGCCACGCTGGCGACCGTCGAGGTGCTGCGCTCGGTGAGCGTCCGGGCGCGGGCCTGGCTGGCCACCGGCCTGGTGGCGGCCCTGCTGCCCACCGGCGCCGCCTTCGCCGAAGCGTCCGAGGAGTTCCGGGCCGACCCCAACATCTCCGCCTGCTACGTCGCCGACCGGTTCGGCAGGGTGTTCAACGGCTACGCCGACATCCTCGGTCTCGAACACGCGTCGCTGTTGATCCCCGACCTCGGCGGTTCGGCCATGACCAGCCGGTTGGAACTGATCGACATGGCGGGGCTGACCCACGCGAAGTTCGCCGAGATGGCCAGAGCGGGCGATCGCAAGGCACAGGCCGAGTACGTCTACGAGGTGGCCAAGCCGACGTTCATCCACGTACGAGAGCCGTGGAGCAGCGGCACCAGCATCGGCTGGGACCCAAGGCTCGAACGCGACTACTACCCCCTCCACTACGACATCTACCAGGGCGAACCCCACGGCGACTGGGTGCGCAAGTCGGCGGTGCCCACTCCGGAGCTGCTCGCCGAGCTGCGCGACTACGCCCGCCGGTCCGCGGGCTGGGTGGAGGAGCGAGCCGGGGCGTCCCCGCTGCGGGATTGCGGTCCGACGATGCAGCGCGGACAGACCGGCCTGTCCGAACCCTTCCCCGGCGACGACCGGAGCCCGGAACCCGCCGGTCGTCCGGAGGCGGCGGCGCGCTGACGCCTCCGGACGTTCCCCGTAAGCTCCCGACCCGGCACGATGAGGCAGATGGACATCGAGAGCGAACTGGCACGGCTGGATGCCGAGAAGTACGTCTCCCTGGTCACGTTCCGCAAGACCGGTGTCGGCGTGGCGACGCCGGTCTGGATCGCCAGGGACGGCGACGAACTGCTCGTCTTCAGCGAGCGGAACGCGGGCAAGGTGAAGCGCATCCGCAACGACCCGCGAGTCGAGCTGACCGCCTGCGACATGCTCGGGCGCAGGACCCACGGCGCCACCGTCACCGGCAAGGCCCGCATCCTCGACGACGAGGGCAGCGCCCGCGCGCGTCGGGTGATCGCACGTCGGTACGGTCTCGTCGGCCGCGTCACCATGTTCTTCAGCCGACTGCGTGGCGGCCCACAGCGCACCGTGGGCATCGCCATCACGCTCTCCGACTGACGCCCTCCCTCGCAGGACGGCGCCTCACGCGACGGCCGCGAGGGCCTCGGGCAAGGTGAACGCTCCCGCGTACAGGGCCTTGCCCACGATCGCGCCCTCCACTCCGTCGGGCCGCAGCGCGGCAAGGGCACGCAGGTCGTCGAGGCTGGACACGCCGCCCGACGCGATCACCGCGGCGTCGGTGCGGGCCGTGACCTCCCGCAGCAGCTCCAAGTTCGGGCCGCGCAGGGTGCCGTCCTTGCTCACGTCGGTGACGACGTAGCGCTGGGCGCCGTCCCGGTCGAGCCGCTCCAGCGTCTCCCACAGGTCGCCGCCGTCCTTGGTCCATCCCCGCGCGGCGAGCCGGTGGCCTTCGTCGGTGATACGGACGTCGAGCCCGATGGCGACCCGGTCACCATGCGTGGCGACGACGCGTGCGCTCCACTCCGGGTCCTCCAGGGCGGCCGTCCCGAGGTTCACTCGGCGGGCCCCCGTGGCGAGGGCCGCTTCGAGGGAGGCGTCGTCCCGGATACCGCCGGACAGCTCCACGTTCACGTCGAGCTTGCCGATCACCTCGGCCAGCAGCTCGCGGTTGGAGCCCTTGCCGAACGCGGCGTCGAGATCCACCAGATGGATCCACTCGGCGCCGTCTCGCTGCCAGGCCAGCGCCGCCTCCAACGGCGATCCGTACGAGGTCTCCGTGCCCGCCTCGCCCTGCACGAGACGGACGGCCTGACCGTCGGCCACGTCCACGGCGGGAAGTAGTGTGAAGCTCACTGGGCCACTATAGGAACCGACGGCGCCGCGACGGCTCAGAGGGTCCGCACCCAGTTGCGGAGAATGTGCGCGCCCGCGTCCCCGGACTTCTCCGGGTGGAACTGCGTCGCCCACAGCGGCCCGTTCTCGACGGCGGCCACGAAGTCCTCACCGTGGTGGGCCGTGGTGACCTTCGGCTGCCCGCCCGGCAGCTCCGAGACCAGCTCCCACCGCCGCACGGCGTAGGAGTGCACGAAGTAGAACCGGGTGTCCGGGTCGAGCCCCGCGAACAGTTCCGAGTCCGGGGCCATTCGCACCGTGTTCCATCCCATGTGGGGCAGCACGTCGGCGTTCAGCCGCTCGACCGTGCCCGGCCACTCGCCGACGCCCTTGGCCTCGACGTCGTGCTCGACACCGCGTTCGAACAGGATCTGCATCCCGACGCAGATGCCCAGCACGGGCCTGCCCCCGGCGAGCCGCGTACCGATGATGCGGTCCCCACCGACGGCCAGCAGTCCCTCCATGCACGCCGCGAAGGCGCCCACGCCCGGCACGACGAGACCGTCGGCCTCCAAGGCGGCGCGATGGTCCGAGGTCACTTCGACGTCCGCGCCAGTGCGCCGCAGAGCGCGTTCGGCGGAGCGGAGGTTTCCGGACCCGTAATCGAGGATGACGACTGAAGGCACGCACACAGCCTAACCGCCCGGACCGGTCCGACGGCCCACCCGCCGGACCACGGGCAGGACGGCCGACGCCGCGATCGCCAGCAGCGTGAACGAGACCCCCACCGTGGTTGCCGAGATCAGCGCCCCGACGGCGACGGCGCCGAGGCCCTGCCCGGCGTCGAAGGCGATGTTCCACGCCACGCTCGCCTCGGCGGCCGGGGCGCGGGCGAACATCGCCACGAGCGCGTCGTTCTGCACGACCCCGAACCCGACCCCGAACACGGCCACCGCCACGACGGCGACGACGGTGAGCCCGTCCGCCTCGGAGACGAGCGCGAAGCCGAGCAGTCCCCCGCCCCCGACCGCGAGGGCGGGCAGCAGCATGCGGCCGGGGGCGGCCACCCGGTCGCCGTAGTGTCCGGCGAGCCAGCGGGTGAGCATGGCCGCGCCCGGCACGACGAGCAGCGCGATGGTCGCGACCGTCGGACTCAGCACGATGGGAAGGAACGTCGCGAGCGCGCCGTAGCCGGTGGACAGCGC
The window above is part of the Saccharomonospora glauca K62 genome. Proteins encoded here:
- the trpB gene encoding tryptophan synthase subunit beta, with translation MPEAEPVTGADAVSTNHAVTPHDPDERGHFGPYGGRYLPEALMGALDELAAEYDKARTDPEFTREFDRLLTGYAGRPSLLTEAPRFAEHAGGARIFLKREDLNHTGSHKINNVLGQALLTKRMGKTRVIAETGAGQHGVATATACALLDLDCVIYMGEVDTQRQALNVARMRLLGAEVVPVRTGSRTLKDAINEALRDWVTNVDTTHYLLGTAAGAHPFPLMVRNFHRVIGEEARRQILELTGRLPDVVAACVGGGSNAIGIFHGFIDDPEVRLVGLEPGGKGLDTGEHGATLTQGTPGTLHGALSYLLQDEDGQTTEAYSISAGLDYPGVGPEHSWLKDTGRAEYRAVTDAEAMEAFQLLSRTEGIIPAIESAHALAGALKLGRELGPDAHIVVSLSGRGDKDVDTAARYFNLVEDV
- the trpC gene encoding indole-3-glycerol phosphate synthase TrpC, with the protein product MSVLEDIIADVRADLAEREAALPFEELKRRAAAAPEPRDAMAALRESGIAVIAEVKRRSPSKGQLAAIPDPAALAKDYEDAGARVISVLTESRRFGGSLADFDAVRAAVDVPLLRKDFIVSPYQVHEARLHGADLVLLIVAALEQNALVSLLDRVESLGMTALVEVHNAEEADRALEAGASVIGINARNLHTLEVDRDVFSRLAPGLPMDVYKVAESGVRGPGDLMAYAGHGADAVLVGEGLVASDDPKGALVKLVTAGSHPACPRPSR
- a CDS encoding Trp biosynthesis-associated membrane protein, which codes for MAALALAAAALWGASSFTWLDVPPGTVVDGELREELSGGDLVTWPVPLALLALAAVAATLALRGVARRVLGVVLVAVAVWVTVLVLGGSAYDVDLFVRAPGYDEIPGEPTKTWAGPAAALAAAALYAVAGVVLVWRGHRLPRMGAKYSAPGARKARSRSGDPDADLWNALSEGEDPTTRDH
- a CDS encoding anthranilate synthase component I yields the protein MVTAQNLHTAARGLGEVSPSRDDFRALARDRRVIPVVRRLLADADTPVALYRKLANDRPGTFLLESAENGQSWSRWSFIGVDSRAALTVRDGKAVWTGTPVAGLPTEGNPLTVLRESLEKLHTEPLPGLPPLTGGFVGYIGYDAVRWLERLPELAERDLDIPELTMLLATDLAAFDHHEGTVTLIANAVNWDDSPERVDAAYDDALRRLDVMTERLASPAPATNAVFRRPEPEFTRRRTKEDFHAAVHKAVEAIHAGEAFQIVPSQRFEMRTNADALDVYRVLRTSNPSPYMYLLRLDGFDIVGSSPESLVTVRDGRASTHPIAGTRWRGADPEEDMQLAKDLLADEKERAEHLMLVDLGRNDLGKVCRPGTVRVVDSFTIERYSHVMHIVSTVTGELADDATAFDAVLACFPAGTLSGAPKVRAMELIEELEPTRRGLYGGIVGYLDFAGDADTAIAIRTALMRDGVAYVQAGGGVVADSDADYEDNESLNKARTVLSAVAAADTMAPAKAADPSV
- a CDS encoding TetR/AcrR family transcriptional regulator, whose protein sequence is MVDMAIAKGNTAARKTSRRRGRRPAGEDTRAALLAAAREIFAESGYHHATVRTIAARAGVDAAMVNHWFGSKEGLFAQAVLHVPFDAREVVEKVTADGVDRLGENIVRLFVTTWDGASGQGFVALIRNLTTHEEALDVLKGLLLKKVFPAVTAATGSDHPELRAALCATQVLGLGMARYVAEIEPLASADVETIVALVAPTLQHYLTGDLGPTKG
- the hisI gene encoding phosphoribosyl-AMP cyclohydrolase: MSELDPELSRRLKRNADGLVCAVVVEHSTSQVLMVAWMNDEALHRTLTTRRATYFSRSRGKLWVKGETSGHTQYVREVRLDCDSDTLLVRVDQTGPACHTGTHTCFDGDERVLLADRPA
- the hisF gene encoding imidazole glycerol phosphate synthase subunit HisF codes for the protein MSVAVRVIPCLDVDAGRVVKGVNFADLRDAGDPVELARLYDAEGADELTFLDVTASSGNRETTFDVVRRTAEQVFIPLTVGGGVRSTDDVDRLLRAGADKVSINTAAVARPELLREASRRFGAQCVVLSVDARRVPEGGTPTQSGFEVTTHGGRRGTGIDAVEWAARAEELGVGEILLNSMDADGTKQGFDLELIELVRAAVRVPLIASGGAGAVEHFLPAVRAGADAVLAASVFHFGEMKIGEVKAALREGGVEVR
- a CDS encoding PPOX class F420-dependent oxidoreductase produces the protein MRQMDIESELARLDAEKYVSLVTFRKTGVGVATPVWIARDGDELLVFSERNAGKVKRIRNDPRVELTACDMLGRRTHGATVTGKARILDDEGSARARRVIARRYGLVGRVTMFFSRLRGGPQRTVGIAITLSD
- the priA gene encoding bifunctional 1-(5-phosphoribosyl)-5-((5-phosphoribosylamino)methylideneamino)imidazole-4-carboxamide isomerase/phosphoribosylanthranilate isomerase PriA, producing MSFTLLPAVDVADGQAVRLVQGEAGTETSYGSPLEAALAWQRDGAEWIHLVDLDAAFGKGSNRELLAEVIGKLDVNVELSGGIRDDASLEAALATGARRVNLGTAALEDPEWSARVVATHGDRVAIGLDVRITDEGHRLAARGWTKDGGDLWETLERLDRDGAQRYVVTDVSKDGTLRGPNLELLREVTARTDAAVIASGGVSSLDDLRALAALRPDGVEGAIVGKALYAGAFTLPEALAAVA
- the hisH gene encoding imidazole glycerol phosphate synthase subunit HisH — protein: MPSVVILDYGSGNLRSAERALRRTGADVEVTSDHRAALEADGLVVPGVGAFAACMEGLLAVGGDRIIGTRLAGGRPVLGICVGMQILFERGVEHDVEAKGVGEWPGTVERLNADVLPHMGWNTVRMAPDSELFAGLDPDTRFYFVHSYAVRRWELVSELPGGQPKVTTAHHGEDFVAAVENGPLWATQFHPEKSGDAGAHILRNWVRTL